Proteins encoded within one genomic window of Prochlorococcus marinus str. MIT 9515:
- a CDS encoding DUF4912 domain-containing protein produces MVDGIKNKENLLSLTLRQLRKEASKLSVPLYSRKTKAVLVDLIIKYQKKVDDKSNQTKDNKIFKKISNPIDQPSKESVDTKVVFLPRDPEWAYVFWQISESDREKAQSLGASKICLRLYDATGLGEGEFNQGTLREINVDSHSTEWYLPIPLADRDYKVELGYKYGFKWMSLAFSSVSHVPGSLPSEQILDKFVPFNLDSPAVSDSSPGIQSPMGQEANALHERLYQAATSFSTRRKVGSEEFMEDLNSTNLNSNLSDSGAGQWSSGLNESGSGIVKNRSFWLVADAELIVYGATDPTAKLTIGEEEVPLAADGTFRLQVPFRDGSQKYEIKAVDFSGEQEKNITMKFDRATPHDDTNEKDNAETEWF; encoded by the coding sequence GTGGTTGATGGGATCAAGAATAAAGAAAATTTACTTAGTTTAACCCTCAGACAACTGCGTAAAGAAGCAAGTAAATTATCTGTCCCCTTATATAGTAGAAAAACAAAAGCCGTATTAGTTGATCTTATAATCAAATATCAAAAGAAAGTTGATGATAAATCTAATCAAACCAAAGATAATAAAATTTTTAAAAAAATATCAAATCCTATTGATCAACCATCAAAAGAATCAGTTGATACAAAAGTTGTATTTTTGCCTAGAGACCCTGAATGGGCTTATGTTTTTTGGCAAATCTCAGAAAGTGATCGAGAAAAAGCTCAGTCTTTGGGTGCTAGTAAAATATGTCTTCGCTTGTATGATGCTACTGGTCTCGGAGAAGGGGAATTTAATCAAGGAACTCTAAGAGAAATTAATGTCGATAGTCATAGCACTGAATGGTACTTGCCAATTCCTCTGGCAGATAGAGACTACAAAGTCGAATTGGGCTATAAGTATGGGTTTAAGTGGATGTCTCTAGCTTTTTCTTCAGTTAGTCATGTACCAGGCTCTCTTCCTTCAGAACAGATTTTAGATAAATTTGTTCCTTTTAACCTTGATTCACCAGCGGTATCCGACTCTTCTCCAGGGATACAAAGTCCCATGGGACAAGAAGCTAATGCATTACATGAACGCTTATATCAGGCAGCTACAAGTTTTTCTACTAGAAGAAAAGTAGGATCTGAGGAATTCATGGAAGATTTAAATTCTACAAATTTAAATTCAAACCTTTCCGATTCTGGAGCAGGACAATGGTCTTCAGGTTTAAATGAATCTGGTAGTGGAATAGTTAAAAATAGATCTTTTTGGTTGGTTGCTGATGCGGAGTTAATTGTTTATGGAGCGACAGATCCAACTGCCAAGCTTACAATTGGCGAGGAAGAGGTTCCTTTAGCTGCTGATGGCACGTTTAGACTTCAAGTTCCTTTTAGAGATGGCTCTCAAAAATATGAAATTAAAGCTGTTGACTTTTCTGGTGAACAAGAAAAAAATATAACTATGAAATTTGATAGGGCTACGCCACATGATGATACAAATGAAAAAGATAATGCAGAGACTGAATGGTTTTAA
- a CDS encoding SLC13 family permease: MNLFSLFSNNFDALITVLVLLLSLILFIRNTIAPELTGLLCVGIFIVTGVLTPEKALAGFGSPSLITLMGLFAVSSALFKSGALDRVRELISSENIKTPRRLITLITFLIAPISGIVPNTPVVASLLPLIEGWCERRNISPSKVLLPLSFATLLGGTLTLLGSSVNLLVSDISQQLGYGSLELFSLTSIGIPVWLIGTTYMIMVSDVLLPDRGRNKDFIKKGNMNIYFTEVTIPSSSELVGQSVRNSRLQRRFDVDVLELQRNGEVILPPLADRKFEPEDRLIVRVTRADLLRLQQEHTILLAENRRSLSGTNLLSTEEGTKTFEALLPAGSTLAGASLRELRFRQRHNATVLALRRGQQTVQERLGQAVLRAGDVLLLQAPLDSIRGLQSSNDLLILDQFEDDLPVLIRKPIAIAIAIGMVILPSLTNIPLVGAVLLAVIAMVAFGCLRPAEIQRSIRLDIILLLGSLSSFSVAMQVTGLADLIAINLDFILNGMPLYFALMVIFVATVILTQFISNAASVALILPVAIQFSIVLGISPNALIMLVLFGASQSFLTPMGYQTNLMVYGPGRYRFFDIAKYGAGLTLIMSLTVPALIILNFK; the protein is encoded by the coding sequence ATGAATCTATTTTCTTTATTTAGTAATAATTTTGATGCTCTCATAACAGTATTAGTTTTGTTGCTTTCATTAATTTTATTTATAAGAAACACAATAGCCCCAGAATTGACTGGTTTATTATGCGTTGGAATATTTATTGTAACTGGAGTTTTAACTCCTGAAAAAGCCCTAGCTGGATTTGGAAGTCCATCGCTAATTACTTTGATGGGTTTATTTGCAGTTTCATCTGCATTATTTAAAAGTGGCGCATTAGATAGAGTCAGGGAACTTATATCCTCTGAAAATATAAAAACGCCTAGAAGATTAATTACGCTTATAACTTTTTTAATAGCGCCAATATCTGGAATAGTTCCTAATACGCCAGTTGTAGCATCCCTTTTACCCTTAATTGAAGGCTGGTGCGAAAGGCGAAATATTTCTCCTTCCAAAGTCCTTTTACCTTTATCTTTTGCGACTCTGTTGGGAGGAACACTCACATTATTAGGGAGCTCAGTAAATCTTTTAGTAAGTGATATTAGTCAGCAATTAGGCTATGGCTCTCTTGAATTATTTAGCTTGACTTCAATAGGTATTCCAGTGTGGTTAATAGGTACAACATATATGATCATGGTTTCTGATGTTCTTTTGCCTGATAGAGGAAGAAATAAAGATTTTATTAAAAAAGGTAATATGAATATTTATTTTACAGAAGTCACCATTCCTTCCTCTTCTGAATTAGTTGGTCAATCAGTAAGGAATAGTAGATTACAAAGAAGATTTGATGTTGATGTTCTTGAGTTGCAAAGAAACGGAGAAGTCATACTACCTCCGCTTGCAGATCGGAAATTTGAGCCTGAAGATAGATTGATAGTCCGTGTTACGAGGGCGGATTTATTACGTTTACAACAAGAACATACAATTTTATTAGCTGAAAATAGGAGATCTTTAAGCGGTACTAATCTTCTTTCTACTGAAGAAGGTACGAAAACTTTTGAAGCTTTGCTGCCTGCAGGATCTACTTTGGCAGGAGCAAGCTTGAGAGAATTAAGATTTAGGCAACGCCATAACGCGACAGTTTTAGCCCTTAGAAGAGGACAACAAACTGTCCAGGAAAGATTAGGTCAAGCCGTTTTAAGAGCTGGAGATGTTTTACTACTTCAGGCACCTCTTGACTCAATAAGAGGTTTGCAATCAAGTAATGATTTATTGATTTTGGATCAATTTGAAGATGATTTACCAGTTTTAATTAGAAAACCAATTGCAATTGCAATTGCAATTGGTATGGTTATTTTGCCTTCTTTAACTAATATTCCATTAGTGGGAGCAGTTCTATTGGCAGTTATCGCGATGGTTGCTTTTGGATGTTTACGCCCAGCTGAAATTCAAAGATCAATTAGGCTCGATATTATTCTATTATTAGGTTCACTTTCAAGTTTTAGTGTGGCTATGCAAGTCACTGGGTTGGCTGATCTAATAGCTATAAATTTGGATTTTATTTTAAATGGTATGCCACTATATTTTGCTTTAATGGTAATTTTTGTGGCGACTGTAATACTTACTCAATTTATAAGTAATGCCGCTTCTGTTGCGTTAATATTGCCTGTAGCTATTCAGTTTTCAATTGTTTTAGGGATATCACCAAATGCCCTAATAATGCTTGTTTTGTTCGGTGCAAGTCAATCTTTCTTAACTCCAATGGGTTATCAAACAAATTTAATGGTGTACGGACCTGGACGATATAGATTCTTTGATATTGCAAAATATGGTGCTGGTTTAACACTTATAATGTCACTGACTGTCCCAGCATTGATAATCTTAAATTTCAAATAA
- a CDS encoding phosphoadenylyl-sulfate reductase yields the protein MIEKTLESIKLNLEEQNKKLKDMTSKEIMLWGYRNFDNHFAITTSFGIQSSVILHMVNECSLQKKIKIFWIDTGYLPSETYKYAERLINDLSLEIEVLQSEISPARMESLYGKLWETNKSSDLDKYHDIRKVKPLEKALDSHNINCWASGVRSEQTNNRNKMKFVDVIRNRLSLRPLLNWKNKDIYYYMKENQLPSHPLFSKGYSTVGDWHSSSPDSIENEGRSTRFRGMKQECGIHTEN from the coding sequence ATGATTGAGAAAACTCTAGAAAGTATAAAACTTAATTTAGAAGAGCAAAATAAAAAATTAAAAGATATGACCTCAAAAGAAATAATGTTATGGGGTTATAGAAACTTTGATAATCACTTTGCTATTACTACAAGCTTTGGGATACAGTCATCAGTGATATTGCATATGGTGAATGAATGCTCATTACAAAAGAAAATTAAAATCTTTTGGATAGATACAGGTTACTTACCCTCAGAGACATATAAATATGCAGAGAGACTTATTAATGATTTATCTTTAGAGATTGAGGTTTTACAAAGTGAAATATCGCCGGCAAGAATGGAATCGCTATATGGCAAACTTTGGGAAACTAATAAATCTAGTGACTTAGATAAATACCATGACATAAGAAAAGTCAAACCTTTAGAAAAGGCTTTAGATAGTCATAACATTAATTGCTGGGCTAGTGGTGTGAGATCAGAACAAACGAATAATAGAAATAAAATGAAATTTGTTGATGTAATACGAAACCGACTTTCTTTAAGGCCATTACTGAACTGGAAAAACAAAGATATTTATTATTACATGAAAGAAAATCAATTACCTTCTCACCCACTTTTTTCAAAAGGTTATTCAACTGTAGGTGATTGGCATTCTAGCTCTCCTGATAGTATAGAGAATGAAGGCAGGTCAACAAGATTTAGGGGGATGAAGCAAGAGTGTGGAATTCATACTGAAAATTAA
- a CDS encoding AAA family ATPase: MSDNLFSNAFQIQSNAPLADRLRPKTLDDFFGQESILGNNSLLRNAILNDKVGNIIFSGPPGVGKTTLIEIISSNTRSALIKLNAVLSSIKELRTEIANAKERLLSSNRKTILFIDEVHRFTSIQQDALLPSIENGTITFIGATTENPFFAVNKALISRARVFSLIPLNTNDLRKIIEKVVNYYACLEDPKAIEITEEAISHLIKYSGGDARNLINALESGISITKENKDKLVFIDLSIAEDSIQKKNIVYDKNGQNHFDVISAFIKSIRGSDPDATLYWLANMVEAGEDPNFIFRRLLISASEDIGLADPNAIVVVQSCCDAFDRVGLPEGLFFLSQASLYLAISPKSNSTKSIFKAVEAIKTTNVSLVPNHLKNNASNYLNPHNYHENLLSQEYLPTELKGIKFWQHKNSGWEKNKYDDLVKKRKS, translated from the coding sequence ATGTCCGATAATTTATTTAGTAATGCTTTTCAAATTCAAAGTAACGCTCCATTAGCGGACAGATTGAGGCCGAAGACTCTGGATGACTTTTTCGGTCAAGAATCAATCTTAGGAAATAATTCTTTATTGAGAAATGCAATATTGAACGATAAGGTTGGAAATATAATTTTTTCTGGTCCACCTGGAGTAGGTAAAACAACTTTAATTGAGATAATATCTTCTAATACTCGTTCCGCATTAATAAAGTTGAATGCTGTTTTGTCTAGTATTAAGGAGTTACGAACTGAAATAGCTAACGCAAAGGAAAGGTTACTTAGTTCAAATAGAAAAACAATTTTATTTATTGATGAGGTTCATAGATTTACTTCAATACAGCAAGATGCTCTGCTTCCCTCAATTGAGAACGGGACCATTACTTTTATTGGTGCTACGACAGAAAATCCTTTCTTTGCTGTAAATAAAGCTTTAATAAGTAGAGCTCGTGTTTTTTCATTAATTCCTTTGAATACTAATGATTTGAGGAAAATAATTGAAAAAGTAGTAAATTATTACGCTTGTCTTGAAGATCCAAAAGCTATCGAAATAACCGAAGAGGCAATTAGTCATTTAATAAAATATTCTGGAGGCGATGCGAGGAATCTCATAAACGCTTTAGAATCAGGTATAAGCATTACGAAGGAAAATAAAGATAAATTAGTTTTTATTGATCTCTCTATAGCTGAAGATTCAATTCAAAAGAAAAATATTGTTTATGACAAAAATGGACAAAATCATTTTGATGTCATTAGTGCATTTATAAAATCTATTAGGGGTTCAGACCCAGATGCGACCTTATATTGGCTTGCTAATATGGTTGAAGCAGGTGAAGATCCAAATTTTATTTTTAGAAGACTTTTGATTTCTGCTAGCGAGGATATTGGTCTCGCAGATCCTAATGCAATAGTTGTTGTACAGTCGTGTTGTGATGCTTTTGATCGAGTTGGTTTGCCTGAAGGATTATTTTTTCTTTCTCAAGCCTCTTTATACCTAGCAATTTCTCCAAAGAGTAATAGTACTAAATCAATTTTTAAAGCAGTAGAAGCAATTAAGACTACTAATGTATCGTTGGTTCCCAATCATCTTAAAAATAATGCTAGTAATTACTTAAATCCGCATAATTATCATGAGAACTTGTTATCACAAGAATATCTTCCAACTGAGTTAAAAGGAATAAAATTTTGGCAACATAAAAATTCTGGATGGGAAAAAAATAAATATGATGATTTAGTTAAAAAACGAAAAAGTTAG
- a CDS encoding type III pantothenate kinase, translating to MFERNHFLLVGNSRLHWAENLKNQYRFFHTQKNSKIPQNINLKSLVWASVGELTDLSLKQENEITTKDIKLQNLPHYFGVDRALGCLEASKIIENPSKKNLLVADCGTTLSLTKLTAEGSIIGGQIAPGFLTQLRSMEKFTKNLKAPKKYDIPIQDFLINTEDAMLKGVSNSLMGVINSSFEPAKDILIICGGDSELIGSRLKQKNKDIVIAPNLVMQGMITHFNH from the coding sequence ATGTTCGAAAGAAATCATTTTTTATTAGTTGGCAATAGCAGACTTCACTGGGCAGAAAATTTAAAAAATCAGTATAGGTTCTTTCACACACAAAAGAATAGTAAAATACCGCAAAATATCAATTTAAAGAGTTTAGTTTGGGCATCAGTTGGGGAACTGACTGATTTGTCTCTTAAACAAGAAAATGAAATAACTACTAAAGATATTAAATTACAAAACCTTCCGCATTATTTTGGAGTTGATAGAGCTCTTGGTTGTTTGGAAGCTTCAAAAATAATTGAAAATCCCTCCAAGAAAAACCTATTAGTAGCAGATTGTGGGACGACTTTATCACTTACGAAGTTAACTGCGGAGGGCTCTATTATCGGTGGGCAAATTGCACCTGGTTTTCTTACGCAACTGAGATCTATGGAAAAATTTACCAAGAATCTCAAAGCTCCTAAAAAATATGATATCCCTATTCAAGATTTTTTAATTAATACAGAAGATGCAATGTTAAAAGGTGTATCTAATTCTCTAATGGGTGTAATTAATTCATCATTTGAACCCGCAAAAGACATTTTGATTATATGCGGAGGTGACTCTGAATTAATTGGAAGTAGATTAAAGCAAAAGAATAAAGATATTGTTATCGCCCCGAATTTAGTTATGCAAGGTATGATTACACATTTCAATCACTGA
- a CDS encoding NAD(P)/FAD-dependent oxidoreductase, producing the protein MKSIKKPIVIVGAGFGGMTVASNLKRLNPSLPILVVDSEARFLFKPLMYEVISEELSMWETTPEFSKIFSDLGITFLRNCLTKIRFDEKILEFNDDLHIGYEFLILCTGSVSSNFSVKGVDENCYFFNNLKDLTKLKSFLKQFQNNKIKKNLFVIGAGPSGVEIACKIHDTYKDKFDISIVERSNEILGQNKIFNREEAEKALERRKINILLNSTVQEISEKKISILNDSEIKKLEQDVVIWTAGIKPNLPYIDEQVKQIKGRILVNNKFQIENYLNSFAIGDISIIQGMEELPLTAQVAMQQGDHLAKNIERIFLEQDLLPFDFQDNGEMISLGMGEASISALGVTLSGKLAFEARRLIYASKMPDISRSLKSTASWLFQKKSIINKFVNKRPK; encoded by the coding sequence ATGAAATCAATAAAAAAACCAATAGTAATAGTTGGCGCAGGCTTTGGAGGTATGACAGTTGCCTCAAATTTAAAGCGACTTAATCCCTCTTTGCCAATTCTAGTCGTTGATTCTGAAGCTAGGTTTTTATTTAAACCTCTAATGTATGAGGTTATAAGCGAAGAATTGTCAATGTGGGAGACTACTCCTGAATTTTCAAAAATATTTTCAGACTTAGGTATTACTTTTTTGAGAAATTGTTTAACCAAAATTAGATTTGATGAAAAAATTCTTGAATTTAATGATGACTTACATATAGGTTATGAATTTTTAATTCTTTGTACAGGCTCAGTATCTAGTAATTTCTCGGTGAAAGGTGTTGATGAAAACTGTTATTTTTTTAATAACTTAAAGGACCTTACAAAGTTAAAGTCTTTTTTGAAACAATTTCAAAATAACAAAATAAAGAAGAACTTATTTGTAATTGGAGCGGGTCCTTCAGGAGTAGAGATTGCTTGTAAAATTCATGATACGTATAAAGATAAATTTGATATTTCTATTGTTGAAAGATCTAATGAAATTTTAGGTCAAAATAAGATTTTTAATCGTGAAGAGGCTGAAAAAGCTTTAGAGAGAAGAAAAATAAATATTCTGTTAAATTCAACTGTTCAAGAGATTTCAGAAAAAAAAATTAGTATTTTGAATGATTCTGAGATTAAAAAGTTAGAACAAGATGTTGTAATTTGGACTGCTGGTATTAAACCTAACCTGCCTTATATTGACGAACAAGTAAAACAAATAAAGGGAAGAATTTTAGTAAATAACAAATTTCAGATAGAAAATTATTTGAATTCTTTTGCTATTGGAGATATTTCAATCATTCAAGGCATGGAGGAATTGCCTTTGACAGCTCAAGTTGCAATGCAACAAGGAGACCATCTCGCTAAAAATATCGAACGAATCTTTCTAGAACAAGATCTTTTGCCTTTTGATTTTCAAGATAATGGTGAAATGATTAGTTTAGGAATGGGTGAAGCCTCTATCTCCGCTTTGGGTGTAACTTTATCCGGGAAGTTAGCATTCGAGGCAAGAAGGTTGATATACGCTTCAAAAATGCCTGACATTAGCAGAAGTTTAAAATCTACCGCTTCTTGGTTATTTCAAAAAAAATCTATTATCAATAAATTTGTTAACAAAAGACCAAAATAA
- a CDS encoding 4'-phosphopantetheinyl transferase family protein, with protein sequence MTLLNNYDSKIPKIWFHKIKGVQDVATLKELEIANKLSKQRANIFLESRAYIRQSLGTLFNINPLEIPIIADPGEPPKLPKGMGYLSFSHCCDAIILVWHEKKIGIDIERVDRDFSYMKLAKKYFLTSKKSNQTSESYKKSILNQWCAIEAAIKWNHGKLSEDLKEWQYYENEKTLFHNAKKLKLKFTQITFYKWTISLAYKDISQLISNIICSSKII encoded by the coding sequence TTGACATTATTAAATAACTATGATTCTAAAATACCAAAAATCTGGTTTCATAAGATAAAAGGTGTACAAGATGTCGCAACACTGAAAGAACTAGAAATCGCAAATAAGCTTTCGAAGCAACGAGCAAATATTTTTTTAGAAAGCAGAGCTTACATAAGACAGTCTTTAGGAACTCTTTTTAATATAAATCCATTAGAAATACCCATAATTGCAGATCCTGGAGAGCCTCCTAAATTACCGAAAGGGATGGGCTATTTGAGTTTTAGTCATTGCTGTGATGCGATTATATTAGTTTGGCATGAAAAAAAAATCGGAATTGATATCGAAAGAGTAGATAGAGATTTTAGTTATATGAAATTAGCAAAAAAATATTTCTTAACCTCAAAAAAATCCAATCAAACGAGCGAATCATACAAAAAATCAATATTAAATCAATGGTGTGCAATTGAAGCCGCTATAAAATGGAATCATGGCAAATTATCTGAAGACCTAAAAGAATGGCAATATTATGAAAATGAAAAAACACTTTTTCATAATGCGAAGAAACTGAAGTTAAAATTCACCCAAATTACTTTTTACAAATGGACTATCTCCTTAGCGTATAAAGATATATCTCAATTAATATCTAATATTATTTGCAGCTCGAAGATAATCTAA
- the bcp gene encoding thioredoxin-dependent thiol peroxidase — translation MALRVGDVAPEFKLKDSFEKDVSLKDFKGKRIILYFYPKDNTPGCTKEACNFKENWDLLKQNNFVVIGISKDSSASHLKFIEKFDLPFVLLTDPEPFKVSSDYDSYGLKKFMGKEYMGMMRNTFLIDADGKVEKIYLKVKAAIMADHIISDLGLR, via the coding sequence ATGGCTCTTAGGGTTGGTGATGTGGCACCAGAATTTAAATTAAAAGACTCTTTTGAAAAAGATGTATCTTTAAAAGATTTTAAAGGTAAAAGAATAATACTATATTTTTATCCAAAAGATAATACTCCAGGCTGTACTAAAGAAGCTTGTAATTTTAAGGAAAATTGGGATTTACTTAAGCAAAATAATTTTGTAGTTATTGGAATTAGTAAGGACAGCTCTGCTTCACATCTTAAATTTATTGAGAAATTTGACTTGCCTTTTGTTCTTTTGACTGACCCTGAACCTTTTAAAGTTTCTTCTGATTATGACAGTTACGGTCTTAAAAAATTTATGGGAAAGGAATACATGGGAATGATGAGAAATACTTTTTTAATTGATGCTGATGGTAAAGTTGAAAAAATTTACTTAAAGGTTAAAGCAGCTATCATGGCAGACCATATTATTTCAGATTTAGGATTAAGATAA
- a CDS encoding alpha-D-glucose phosphate-specific phosphoglucomutase: MTEVKVIHINNPFQDQKPGTSGLRKSTIRFQEEHYLEIFIEAIFKSLKSLQGSTLVVGGDGRYGNIAAIKKIIQICVAHKVRKVIIPKNGLLSTPATSHLIRKEGAIGGIILSASHNPGGLQGDFGVKLNISNGGPAPESLTNQIYQCSQSLKSYKISKIQIPDLDKFGVFSFGETSLAIIDGLKDYSDLMESIFDFDQISDFLKRDFSLIFDAMNAVTGPYAKNIFVEKMGLGDDCLMNGVPLEDFGGLHPDPNLTYASKLADLLLVQKSYSFGAACDGDGDRNMILGQGCFVNPSDSLAVITANSNCIPGYKDGISGVARSMPTSSAVDFVASALNIPCFETPTGWKFFGNLLDSNLITICGEESFGTGSNHVREKDGLWAVLYWLQILAVKNCSVSELMQNHWKQYGRNYYSRHDYEAIPSNVANQIFNNLSSMLPNLKENRFAGNLVKRADNFSYLDPVDNSISKNQGLRIILEDNSRVILRLSGTGTKGSTLRLYFEKFASSEQNLDLNPQIALKTLINDLDHLLNISKLTKMEKPTVIT, from the coding sequence ATGACTGAAGTAAAAGTAATTCATATAAATAACCCTTTTCAAGATCAAAAGCCAGGTACCTCAGGTTTGAGAAAAAGTACTATAAGGTTTCAAGAAGAGCATTACTTAGAAATATTTATAGAAGCAATTTTTAAATCACTTAAATCTTTGCAAGGTTCAACTTTGGTTGTCGGCGGTGATGGTAGGTATGGAAATATCGCAGCAATTAAAAAGATCATTCAAATTTGTGTCGCTCATAAAGTCAGAAAAGTTATTATCCCCAAAAATGGTTTATTATCAACACCTGCGACCTCTCATTTGATTAGAAAAGAAGGAGCTATTGGAGGTATTATTCTTTCAGCAAGTCATAATCCTGGAGGACTTCAAGGTGATTTCGGAGTGAAATTAAATATTTCGAATGGTGGACCTGCACCTGAGTCGCTAACTAATCAGATATATCAATGTTCTCAATCACTCAAAAGTTATAAAATTAGCAAAATTCAAATACCAGACTTAGATAAGTTTGGTGTGTTTTCATTTGGTGAAACCTCATTAGCAATAATTGATGGATTAAAGGATTATTCAGATTTAATGGAGAGTATTTTTGATTTTGATCAAATAAGTGATTTTTTAAAAAGAGATTTCTCGTTAATTTTTGATGCTATGAATGCAGTTACTGGTCCATATGCAAAAAATATTTTTGTCGAAAAAATGGGTCTTGGTGATGATTGTTTAATGAACGGAGTTCCATTAGAGGATTTTGGAGGGTTACACCCTGATCCCAATCTTACTTATGCCTCTAAGTTAGCGGACTTATTATTAGTTCAAAAATCTTATAGTTTTGGAGCTGCCTGTGATGGTGATGGTGATAGAAATATGATTTTAGGTCAGGGATGTTTCGTAAACCCAAGTGACAGTCTTGCAGTTATAACTGCTAATTCAAATTGTATCCCCGGATATAAAGATGGGATCTCAGGTGTTGCAAGATCTATGCCTACGAGTTCAGCTGTTGACTTTGTGGCTAGTGCTTTAAATATTCCTTGCTTTGAAACACCAACAGGATGGAAATTTTTTGGAAATCTCTTGGATTCTAATTTAATTACAATTTGTGGAGAAGAAAGCTTCGGAACTGGTAGTAATCATGTTAGAGAAAAGGATGGCTTATGGGCGGTTTTATATTGGCTGCAAATTTTAGCTGTGAAAAATTGTTCAGTAAGTGAATTAATGCAAAACCACTGGAAACAATATGGAAGAAATTATTATTCAAGGCATGATTACGAGGCTATCCCTTCTAATGTTGCGAATCAAATATTTAATAATCTATCTTCTATGCTTCCAAATTTAAAAGAAAATAGGTTTGCTGGAAATTTGGTAAAACGAGCTGATAACTTTTCGTATTTAGATCCAGTAGATAATTCTATTAGTAAAAATCAAGGATTAAGAATCATACTTGAGGATAATTCTAGAGTAATCTTACGTTTGTCAGGGACTGGTACTAAAGGTTCAACTTTAAGATTATATTTCGAAAAATTTGCAAGCTCTGAACAAAATTTAGATTTAAATCCTCAAATAGCTCTAAAAACTTTAATTAATGATTTAGATCATTTATTGAATATTTCAAAACTTACCAAAATGGAAAAACCTACTGTCATTACGTAG